From one Pseudobdellovibrionaceae bacterium genomic stretch:
- a CDS encoding prepilin peptidase yields MVQTMVSLGLPTFILLAGMVDDLRSRKVHNWLTVGLAVLALLVVGIVFKLPGIQQGALGASLALALCLPLFLAGIMGGGDLKLFTAFGLATDWNTVFWVLIFSFIWGALLGIFRAVLSGKGRVLVKNTLALLSRNVDRSTLELQKVPYTVALFFGWLTQMSLVHGGGLPW; encoded by the coding sequence GTGGTTCAGACGATGGTATCACTGGGTCTTCCCACTTTTATCCTCCTCGCCGGCATGGTTGATGATCTGCGTTCGCGCAAGGTTCACAACTGGCTCACTGTCGGGTTGGCGGTTCTTGCCCTTTTGGTGGTTGGAATTGTGTTCAAGCTTCCTGGGATTCAACAAGGAGCGCTCGGCGCAAGCTTGGCATTGGCTCTTTGTTTACCCTTGTTTTTGGCCGGAATCATGGGAGGCGGAGACCTAAAGCTCTTTACCGCCTTTGGCTTGGCTACCGATTGGAACACCGTATTTTGGGTCCTTATTTTCTCTTTTATTTGGGGAGCCCTACTCGGAATCTTTCGCGCTGTACTTTCCGGGAAAGGACGCGTGCTAGTTAAAAATACCCTAGCACTCCTTTCCCGGAACGTAGATCGCTCAACCTTGGAGCTACAGAAAGTTCCTTATACGGTCGCGCTCTTTTTTGGGTGGCTGACTCAGATGTCCCTGGTCCACGGCGGGGGCCTGCCATGGTGA
- a CDS encoding 3'-5' exonuclease, which translates to MRFIAFDLETTGTLPGVDRIVEIGAVRFVDGNVDAVFSTLVDPRIPIPPDASRVNKITDDMVRGRPTIDRLLEPFADFCGDDVIVAHNAIFDAQFLTSDIKKYESRAPKGIVIDTYTMAKKVYPGLANYRLGTLVQHLSIESTDFHRAEEDATYCGRLFIDMVKKIAGAPNLMPPVENLINLTGRAELSFPQIEPQPKQLDLLDGLL; encoded by the coding sequence ATGCGGTTTATTGCTTTTGATCTAGAAACAACAGGGACCCTGCCTGGGGTTGATCGTATCGTTGAAATCGGTGCGGTTCGCTTCGTGGATGGAAATGTAGACGCAGTATTTTCGACCTTGGTCGACCCACGTATTCCCATTCCGCCAGATGCCTCTCGGGTAAACAAGATCACCGACGACATGGTTCGCGGCAGACCGACAATTGATCGGTTGCTGGAGCCATTTGCTGACTTCTGTGGGGATGACGTCATCGTCGCTCATAACGCCATTTTTGATGCCCAGTTTTTGACATCAGATATTAAAAAATATGAATCGCGGGCACCCAAGGGCATCGTCATCGACACTTACACGATGGCAAAGAAGGTTTATCCTGGCTTGGCTAACTATCGATTAGGAACTCTGGTTCAACACCTCAGCATCGAATCCACAGACTTTCACCGCGCCGAGGAAGACGCCACCTATTGTGGTCGCTTGTTTATAGATATGGTCAAAAAAATAGCGGGGGCACCAAACTTGATGCCCCCAGTTGAGAACCTGATCAATCTCACAGGCCGAGCTGAGCTTTCTTTCCCACAGATTGAGCCACAGCCCAAACAGCTAGATTTGCTCGACGGATTATTGTGA
- the cpaB gene encoding Flp pilus assembly protein CpaB: MNQNETRTLWISVAAALFAVFLLYSYTQEKSAELTKKFGTKKRVVVANQDINEMATIDDTMLQVVERPVDFIEPTAIDKPEYAVGKVALAPIKKDEQLLESKIMEPGPVTGLSLQVAPSKRAVTIPVDEMRGVGKLLKPGDRIDVVAALDVGKGPAQKREVKTIMQDVVILATGLKIVNELPRLYEKLGRDEYIKNIRGDTTFTNITVEASPGEAQDLIYILSTSPGSLFLTLRHPSDHTKKRIASSTIESVLGKVTSPLLTQQVREPAAAPPPAPPKQKKSKGPWKDL; the protein is encoded by the coding sequence ATGAATCAGAACGAAACCAGAACACTATGGATCAGCGTGGCCGCGGCCCTTTTCGCTGTCTTTCTCCTTTATAGTTACACTCAGGAAAAGAGTGCGGAGCTTACTAAGAAGTTTGGAACCAAAAAGCGGGTTGTGGTCGCCAACCAGGACATCAATGAAATGGCGACTATCGATGATACCATGCTTCAGGTGGTGGAGCGTCCTGTAGACTTTATTGAACCTACCGCCATTGATAAGCCGGAGTATGCCGTCGGAAAAGTGGCACTGGCGCCGATCAAAAAGGACGAACAGCTGCTCGAAAGTAAAATTATGGAGCCCGGTCCGGTGACCGGCCTTTCCTTGCAAGTGGCCCCCAGCAAGCGCGCAGTCACAATTCCCGTGGACGAGATGCGTGGAGTTGGTAAGCTACTAAAGCCCGGCGACCGCATTGATGTCGTCGCCGCACTCGACGTAGGAAAGGGACCCGCTCAGAAGCGCGAAGTAAAGACCATCATGCAAGATGTGGTCATCCTCGCCACCGGCCTCAAGATTGTTAATGAGCTCCCGCGGCTTTATGAAAAACTTGGTCGGGACGAATACATCAAGAACATTCGCGGCGATACGACCTTTACCAATATTACCGTTGAAGCATCTCCCGGTGAAGCACAGGACCTCATTTATATTCTGTCTACGTCTCCCGGGTCTTTGTTCTTAACGCTAAGGCATCCCAGTGACCACACTAAGAAGCGTATTGCCTCTTCGACAATTGAATCTGTTCTTGGGAAGGTAACATCTCCCCTTCTAACCCAACAAGTTCGTGAACCTGCTGCTGCACCACCGCCTGCTCCGCCTAAGCAGAAGAAAAGCAAGGGTCCGTGGAAGGACCTGTAA
- a CDS encoding NAD+ synthase: protein MRVALAQINSILGDFAGNRDKIVEYCCKALDRRCDLVVFPEASLFGYHPFDLLERPAIVTSQERELKKLAQKIPAGIAVVVGAITKNPKAKGKPYHNSAVLLQKGKPLKIFPKQLLPTYDVFDEARHIEPGQIEKNHFTILGKKILVTICEDIWAWPDANGKSNYDHNPLRKLKGKFDLVINLSASPFTESKAKNRRRVVKETARNFRCPVVYVNMVGAQDELIFDGGSFATDKTGKIVAQSIHFNEDLNVIDLKTGEGGFRDTSPLAEEQIRQALTLGIRDFVDKTGLKRVHLGLSGGIDSAVVACLAADALGPHQVTCIGLPGPFNSPKSLDWSRQLATNLGVLWFEIPIDRAYEHLAASLEESFGKTEFGVMHENIQARLRGLLLMAYANREGSLLLNTSNKSELAMGYSTLYGDLCGGLCVIGDLLKSQVYSLARHYNSQGELIPKEIIERPPSAELRPNQKDEDSLPPYDLLDPAVAKLVVGAKSPNGPVEKRVLKSLMSTEFKRWQAPPILKVSDHAFGRGRRLPIAHKALY from the coding sequence ATGCGCGTCGCACTTGCACAGATCAATTCCATACTAGGCGACTTTGCCGGCAATAGGGACAAGATTGTCGAGTATTGTTGCAAGGCCTTGGATCGTCGCTGTGATTTGGTGGTTTTTCCAGAGGCCAGTTTATTTGGTTATCATCCGTTTGACCTACTTGAGCGGCCGGCAATTGTTACCAGTCAGGAGAGGGAGCTCAAAAAACTTGCTCAGAAGATTCCCGCGGGAATTGCTGTGGTGGTTGGAGCAATCACTAAAAACCCGAAGGCAAAGGGCAAGCCCTATCATAACTCTGCCGTCCTGTTGCAAAAAGGGAAGCCACTCAAGATTTTTCCCAAACAACTTCTGCCGACCTATGATGTTTTCGACGAAGCCCGCCATATAGAGCCAGGGCAAATTGAAAAAAACCACTTTACGATTCTAGGTAAAAAAATATTGGTCACGATCTGCGAGGATATTTGGGCCTGGCCGGACGCGAATGGAAAAAGCAATTACGACCACAATCCGCTGAGGAAGCTCAAAGGTAAGTTTGATTTGGTGATCAACCTTAGTGCTTCACCATTTACGGAGTCGAAGGCAAAGAATCGCCGAAGAGTTGTCAAAGAAACCGCCAGGAACTTTAGGTGTCCGGTCGTCTATGTCAACATGGTGGGTGCCCAGGATGAATTGATTTTTGATGGTGGGAGTTTTGCGACAGATAAGACGGGAAAGATTGTTGCTCAGTCGATTCACTTTAATGAAGATCTTAATGTCATCGACTTGAAAACGGGAGAGGGTGGCTTTCGCGACACTTCGCCCCTCGCCGAGGAACAGATCCGTCAGGCATTGACTCTGGGTATTCGGGATTTTGTGGACAAAACGGGTTTAAAGAGAGTCCACCTCGGCCTTAGTGGGGGAATCGATTCAGCAGTGGTTGCCTGTTTGGCAGCAGATGCGCTTGGTCCTCATCAAGTTACTTGCATTGGTCTGCCGGGACCATTTAATAGTCCAAAAAGTCTTGATTGGTCGCGCCAACTGGCGACCAATCTGGGGGTGTTGTGGTTTGAGATCCCCATTGATAGGGCCTATGAACACCTTGCCGCAAGTTTGGAAGAAAGCTTTGGGAAAACCGAATTCGGAGTCATGCACGAAAATATCCAAGCCCGCCTGCGCGGACTGCTGCTAATGGCTTATGCGAATCGGGAAGGAAGCCTTCTCCTGAATACAAGTAACAAAAGTGAGTTGGCGATGGGCTACAGCACTTTGTATGGAGACCTGTGCGGAGGTCTTTGTGTCATAGGGGATTTGCTGAAATCCCAGGTATACTCATTGGCCAGGCACTACAACTCTCAGGGAGAGTTGATTCCTAAGGAAATTATTGAGCGCCCGCCATCGGCGGAATTACGACCGAATCAGAAAGATGAGGACAGTTTGCCGCCCTATGATCTTCTCGATCCGGCCGTGGCTAAACTTGTAGTTGGTGCGAAGTCACCAAACGGACCTGTCGAAAAAAGAGTTTTGAAATCTCTTATGTCCACGGAGTTCAAGCGCTGGCAGGCGCCACCTATATTGAAGGTGTCAGACCACGCCTTTGGTCGCGGAAGACGGCTTCCCATCGCTCATAAGGCCTTGTATTAG
- a CDS encoding DUF2203 domain-containing protein — MLDTGIIAINREGIFSLAQAEGLLPVIRRITQDYSQRVEALMGRLEALNPQSEQVVPMEEEINGLIQGWHEKVKKLGAVPKGLWLVDFDCGDGYFCWKYPEGGIDYWHSYNDGFSGRVPIEKWLNKSKIVFPERESEKSPQL, encoded by the coding sequence ATGCTCGATACGGGGATAATCGCGATTAATCGCGAGGGCATTTTTTCGTTGGCCCAGGCAGAGGGATTGCTGCCGGTCATTCGGAGAATCACACAGGATTACAGTCAAAGAGTAGAGGCTTTGATGGGCAGGCTTGAGGCCTTGAACCCACAGAGCGAGCAGGTTGTTCCTATGGAAGAGGAGATCAACGGACTCATTCAAGGCTGGCATGAAAAAGTCAAAAAGCTAGGTGCGGTACCCAAGGGCCTATGGCTCGTGGATTTCGATTGTGGCGACGGTTACTTCTGCTGGAAGTATCCCGAAGGAGGAATCGACTATTGGCACAGCTATAATGATGGATTCAGCGGAAGAGTGCCCATTGAAAAGTGGCTCAATAAATCCAAGATTGTCTTTCCGGAGAGGGAATCGGAGAAGTCGCCGCAGCTGTAA
- the tadA gene encoding Flp pilus assembly complex ATPase component TadA, translated as MGGKGGVGKSVFAANFAFTLMFEMRAKTLLIDLDAKSCGDQNVITGIRPQKTAIDIANFASTINANTLNTLVSPHPTGLHFIGAVQTPDQTLDVPPDLFRKQLFAISQHYKFIVVDIGCDMTPLQMGMIEDSSAVIIVTTPEVLAVNQTRKAMNDLMAATVPADLFQIVLNKVSRTGLDPRAISQGLRRPIVGSIPQDETTAYGALQRSTPFVLTAQNTPLAAAYHEISRKLTGGILQKLKALTRPQNLQAAMAPAPGAAAQLQSGPSSMVQRGAKGPKQLDPLTLLKMQIHTELIKEMDLKKDLTGTKGDPAKEKELRTKTTRVITQLVDKLGHGLPRDQRSRIIKEVLDEALGLGPLEDLLADPGVTEIMVNGCDKIYVEKGGKLTLSTVTFTSNLQLRNVIERIVTPLGRRIDEKTPYCDARLADGSRVNAVIEPLAIDGPALTIRKFPSDRITSDDYVNRFNSLTQPMVDFLKICVEQGLNIIISGGTGSGKTTLLNVLSTFIPTNERIITVEDAAELQLKQEHVVRLETRPANMEGTGEITIRDLVRNSLRMRPDRIVVGECRDGAALDMLAAMNTGHDGSMTTVHANNPREGISRLETLCLMAGMDLPVRAIREQIAGAVNMIVQISRLSDGSRRVTSITEVVGMQGETVTLQEIFRFKEEGFDKNRKIVGTFQAMGLIPTFIEKFEARGVTIPRNLFTTSAADSASRQTPKPAGLARPRIGAPSGTPRITRPNPVKKTGSGGDNT; from the coding sequence ATGGGCGGCAAGGGCGGCGTGGGAAAAAGTGTATTTGCCGCAAACTTCGCCTTTACTCTCATGTTTGAAATGAGAGCCAAGACTCTGCTTATAGATTTGGACGCAAAAAGCTGTGGTGACCAAAACGTCATCACCGGGATTCGCCCGCAGAAAACCGCCATCGATATCGCAAATTTTGCCAGTACCATAAATGCCAACACATTGAATACTCTGGTTTCCCCCCACCCAACAGGGTTGCACTTTATTGGAGCGGTCCAAACTCCGGACCAAACCCTGGATGTACCCCCCGATCTTTTTCGTAAACAATTGTTCGCCATTAGCCAGCACTATAAGTTTATTGTCGTTGATATTGGCTGCGACATGACCCCCCTGCAAATGGGAATGATCGAAGATTCTAGTGCCGTAATCATTGTCACCACTCCGGAGGTTTTGGCGGTAAATCAAACCCGTAAGGCCATGAACGACCTTATGGCGGCTACGGTGCCGGCAGATCTATTTCAAATTGTTCTGAATAAAGTCTCTCGCACAGGCCTTGATCCACGGGCTATATCTCAAGGATTACGTCGACCAATCGTCGGTAGCATTCCTCAAGACGAGACGACGGCTTATGGGGCCCTACAGAGGTCAACCCCTTTCGTATTGACCGCGCAAAATACGCCCCTTGCGGCTGCCTACCATGAGATTTCACGCAAGCTCACGGGTGGTATCCTGCAAAAACTCAAGGCACTTACGAGGCCGCAAAATCTTCAAGCCGCCATGGCCCCAGCTCCAGGCGCGGCCGCACAGCTTCAGTCAGGCCCCTCTTCAATGGTCCAACGGGGTGCCAAAGGCCCCAAGCAGCTTGACCCCCTGACTCTACTCAAAATGCAGATCCACACCGAGCTCATTAAGGAGATGGATCTAAAGAAGGATTTGACAGGAACCAAGGGTGATCCGGCCAAGGAAAAGGAACTGAGAACGAAGACCACTAGGGTCATTACCCAGCTGGTGGATAAACTCGGTCATGGACTTCCCCGCGATCAAAGATCCCGAATCATCAAAGAAGTTCTGGATGAGGCCCTCGGCCTTGGACCTCTTGAGGATCTTCTGGCCGATCCTGGTGTAACAGAGATCATGGTCAATGGCTGCGACAAGATTTACGTTGAAAAGGGCGGAAAGCTTACGCTCAGCACAGTGACCTTTACCTCCAATCTTCAGCTTCGCAACGTTATCGAGCGAATCGTCACCCCACTGGGCCGACGCATTGACGAGAAGACCCCCTATTGCGATGCGCGCCTGGCCGATGGAAGCCGGGTGAATGCCGTTATTGAGCCCTTGGCCATTGATGGACCGGCCCTTACAATCCGGAAATTCCCCAGTGATCGCATTACCTCTGATGACTATGTCAATCGCTTCAACTCACTCACTCAGCCCATGGTGGACTTCCTTAAAATCTGCGTTGAACAGGGCCTTAATATCATTATCTCAGGTGGTACTGGATCTGGTAAGACAACTTTGCTGAACGTCTTGTCTACGTTTATTCCCACCAACGAACGCATTATCACAGTAGAGGACGCTGCCGAACTCCAGCTTAAGCAAGAACATGTTGTCCGCCTTGAGACCAGGCCTGCCAACATGGAGGGAACTGGCGAAATCACCATTCGCGATCTAGTGCGCAACTCGCTGCGGATGCGCCCAGACCGAATTGTGGTTGGTGAGTGTCGAGATGGTGCCGCATTAGATATGCTGGCGGCCATGAATACAGGTCATGATGGTTCAATGACCACCGTTCACGCCAACAATCCCCGGGAAGGCATTTCTCGTCTGGAAACCCTTTGTCTAATGGCCGGAATGGATCTGCCCGTAAGAGCAATTCGCGAACAAATTGCCGGTGCCGTTAACATGATTGTACAGATCTCGCGCCTGAGTGACGGCAGCCGCAGAGTCACTAGCATTACGGAAGTTGTCGGCATGCAGGGCGAGACGGTAACTCTTCAGGAAATCTTTCGCTTCAAGGAAGAGGGCTTCGATAAAAACCGTAAAATTGTTGGTACCTTCCAGGCCATGGGCCTAATACCCACATTTATTGAGAAATTCGAAGCTCGGGGTGTTACCATTCCAAGAAATCTCTTTACCACCAGCGCCGCCGACTCAGCTTCCCGCCAGACCCCAAAACCTGCTGGCTTGGCGCGCCCACGAATCGGAGCACCATCCGGGACTCCTCGCATCACCCGTCCCAATCCGGTCAAGAAAACCGGTAGCGGAGGTGACAACACGTGA
- a CDS encoding tetratricopeptide repeat protein, with the protein MLFVMTHRLILRFSLALCLIGPAAYGAGSPKSGEKPSPSVSPTSKREEAARRAFRAKKFDKVANLLLSYSNDISKPARLMLAESLHNLKKYDDEIRVLELNLKDDSDDYLTYARMAKAYIELKKNDDAINSFRQAIRKNRKYLPAYEDLLYLFETTNNYYEARLILKDMVKVFGARKEYLHKMCRIDSLDGYIDSAIKVCLEAIFTDTAYPDSYVYLANNYRDSGKQTKAQKAYSDAAKKFPDSEFVQSAAGRFFSEKENHHAAFRYFRKASKADPKSVRALLGLAQSALEIGEYKVSLDTFISACNLDKSIAPEFRQAATQLRVKQIYKWSGDFEAKSNLCRLNNP; encoded by the coding sequence ATGCTATTTGTTATGACTCATCGGCTTATTTTGAGATTCTCGTTAGCCCTGTGTTTGATAGGCCCCGCTGCTTATGGTGCTGGATCTCCAAAATCTGGTGAAAAACCAAGTCCTTCGGTGAGCCCGACCTCAAAACGGGAAGAGGCGGCCCGTCGGGCCTTTAGGGCTAAAAAATTCGACAAGGTGGCAAATTTACTGCTGAGCTACTCAAATGATATTAGTAAGCCCGCCCGGCTGATGCTTGCGGAGTCCCTGCACAATTTGAAAAAGTATGATGATGAAATTCGCGTCCTTGAGCTCAATCTTAAAGATGATTCTGATGACTACCTCACCTATGCGCGCATGGCAAAGGCGTACATTGAACTCAAAAAAAACGACGATGCCATCAATAGCTTTCGTCAGGCAATTCGCAAAAATCGCAAGTACCTTCCGGCCTATGAGGACTTGCTTTATTTGTTCGAAACTACAAACAACTACTACGAGGCTCGCCTGATCTTAAAAGATATGGTCAAAGTTTTTGGCGCCCGCAAGGAGTATCTGCATAAAATGTGTCGCATTGACTCTCTGGATGGTTACATCGACAGCGCCATAAAAGTTTGTCTAGAAGCGATTTTTACAGACACGGCCTACCCTGACTCCTATGTCTATTTGGCGAACAACTACCGAGACTCGGGAAAGCAAACAAAGGCCCAAAAAGCCTACTCCGATGCTGCCAAGAAGTTTCCGGACTCTGAGTTTGTGCAGAGTGCTGCGGGAAGATTTTTTTCTGAAAAAGAAAATCACCATGCGGCATTTCGATACTTTCGAAAGGCATCGAAGGCTGACCCAAAATCTGTGCGCGCCCTTCTTGGACTGGCCCAAAGTGCCCTGGAGATCGGTGAATACAAGGTCTCTCTCGACACTTTTATTTCAGCCTGCAATCTGGACAAGTCCATCGCTCCCGAATTCCGCCAGGCGGCAACCCAACTGAGGGTTAAACAGATCTATAAGTGGAGCGGCGACTTTGAGGCCAAATCGAATTTATGCCGCCTTAACAACCCTTAG
- a CDS encoding pilus assembly protein, whose translation MILSMVGWTFRIKEPKVSLVLVLSYVIFGIGLMLPQPSAEAQAAKKSNHPVKYLSLSVGVYHDEPIPGAASAVKQGGTYKGKIKLQYNPETKVLRFYPKQKGSATVIIQDPATGRINYEFRVDVKKTDLYKIAREIRNLLGDIEGITIKIINSKVIVDGQILLPRDMARIHSVVKQYGGAADTLVVLSPVAQRKIAELIERDVNNPEITVRAVNGKFILEGFANDKAEKDRAEIIAKTYVPDVVVDTAEADKKILPRKVDVVINLIKIKPAPAQEPRKIVQLVVHYVELQKDYTKGFRFQWTPDIGDGSSLQFSTGGRSPGGVVATITGTISNLLPKLNWAKEHGHARVLQSSSLIVQDGNPGIINSISRLPYQIVNAEGQPSTNFEETGIRTNISPQILGARSDSVQLKMNFAVKSLVSYTDAGPLTSSREIQTVIVVRSGASAAVGGLITNDSGTNYNKLPPNASRNPIISLYASKDFRRNQSQFVVFVTPIIKSSASAGSEKIKRKFRLND comes from the coding sequence ATGATTTTATCTATGGTCGGTTGGACATTTAGAATTAAAGAGCCCAAGGTCTCACTGGTCTTGGTCCTTAGCTACGTGATCTTTGGGATCGGTCTGATGCTCCCGCAGCCAAGTGCGGAGGCGCAGGCCGCCAAGAAGAGCAATCACCCCGTAAAATATCTTTCACTTTCAGTGGGCGTTTATCACGACGAACCTATCCCGGGAGCCGCCTCGGCAGTAAAACAGGGTGGAACCTACAAGGGCAAAATCAAACTCCAGTACAACCCTGAAACCAAGGTTCTTCGGTTTTACCCAAAACAAAAAGGTTCCGCGACGGTCATCATTCAGGACCCGGCCACGGGACGAATCAATTATGAATTTCGAGTAGACGTCAAAAAGACAGATCTCTATAAGATCGCTCGCGAAATCCGCAATCTCCTTGGAGACATTGAGGGAATCACTATTAAGATCATTAACAGCAAGGTCATTGTTGACGGACAAATCCTTCTCCCTCGGGACATGGCCCGTATCCACTCCGTTGTAAAGCAATACGGAGGGGCTGCCGACACCCTGGTTGTCCTAAGCCCGGTTGCACAAAGAAAAATCGCCGAGCTGATCGAACGCGACGTCAACAACCCTGAAATCACCGTTCGCGCAGTGAATGGTAAGTTCATCCTTGAGGGCTTTGCCAACGACAAGGCAGAGAAGGATCGAGCTGAGATTATTGCTAAGACTTATGTCCCCGACGTGGTGGTTGACACGGCAGAGGCTGACAAGAAGATCCTGCCACGAAAAGTGGATGTGGTGATTAACCTGATCAAAATCAAGCCAGCTCCCGCCCAAGAGCCAAGAAAGATTGTCCAACTTGTTGTTCATTACGTTGAGCTACAGAAGGACTATACAAAGGGATTTAGATTTCAATGGACGCCCGATATTGGCGATGGTTCCAGCTTGCAGTTCTCTACGGGAGGCCGATCTCCAGGTGGCGTTGTAGCTACAATTACGGGTACGATTTCCAACCTTCTCCCTAAACTCAATTGGGCGAAGGAGCATGGTCATGCTAGAGTTTTGCAGAGTTCAAGTCTGATTGTTCAGGACGGCAATCCAGGGATCATCAATTCAATTTCCCGCCTCCCCTACCAAATCGTGAACGCCGAGGGACAGCCCTCTACGAATTTTGAGGAAACTGGTATTCGCACCAATATTTCTCCGCAGATCTTAGGTGCCCGATCTGACAGTGTTCAGTTGAAAATGAATTTTGCCGTCAAGAGCCTGGTCTCTTACACGGACGCTGGCCCTTTGACTAGTTCACGTGAGATTCAGACAGTTATTGTGGTCCGAAGCGGTGCGAGCGCCGCTGTGGGTGGTCTAATCACCAACGATAGTGGAACAAACTACAACAAGCTCCCTCCTAATGCGAGTCGCAATCCCATTATCTCCTTGTACGCGTCAAAGGACTTCAGACGGAACCAAAGTCAGTTTGTTGTCTTTGTCACGCCGATCATCAAGAGCTCTGCCAGTGCGGGATCAGAGAAGATCAAGAGGAAGTTCCGACTTAACGACTAA
- a CDS encoding PHP domain-containing protein, whose product MKKWLFLSCAVLAFITYGLIISQWSLRIVPAELSPGNPEGFYDYRGVTNIHSNLSTGSRDLAEVIRVAQDSGLDFVFFSDLNTSEKPQFLEGYHGNLLVFIDGEYSYLNSRVLNYDSSDPSDLSSPGRSQLFLADQLTQSSRDSSLGIFVLAHPFKPNFRWEGEIPLGFDGIEIINLKSIWQQSWLETRASFLWTLFLYPFNNRLALIRLFQIPDAELELWDKLNQRKKVIGFAGTDAEARVRISPERFIEFPSYLTLFSLVRNHVLLPSELTGNADDDRQKLAGAIRRGQFYMSLDSLADPRGFIAKIDNDKTTPVLMGGSIDWSPGLRLTTVLPQKPNVPFDVIYYRNGEKVLVSNSRETSLEIPSPGVYRVMVRVIPTLPLPDGKKWIPWIFTNPFYINAPGESE is encoded by the coding sequence GTGAAGAAGTGGCTTTTCCTGTCTTGTGCAGTGTTGGCCTTTATTACCTACGGACTTATCATCAGTCAGTGGAGTCTGCGCATCGTGCCCGCAGAGCTCTCTCCCGGTAATCCCGAAGGATTTTATGATTATCGTGGGGTAACTAACATTCATAGCAATCTAAGTACAGGAAGCCGTGACCTTGCAGAGGTGATACGCGTGGCGCAGGATTCGGGCTTGGACTTTGTCTTTTTCTCGGATCTTAACACCAGTGAAAAACCTCAATTTCTCGAAGGTTATCACGGTAATCTGCTCGTTTTTATTGACGGAGAATACAGCTACTTGAATTCGCGCGTTCTCAATTATGACTCCTCCGACCCCAGTGATTTAAGTAGCCCTGGGAGGTCGCAATTGTTTTTGGCCGACCAGCTGACCCAAAGCAGCCGAGATTCCTCACTGGGCATTTTTGTTCTTGCCCATCCCTTTAAGCCCAACTTTAGGTGGGAGGGGGAGATTCCTCTCGGATTTGACGGTATTGAAATCATCAACCTTAAGAGTATCTGGCAGCAGTCTTGGCTTGAAACCCGCGCCTCTTTTCTGTGGACGCTGTTCCTATATCCTTTTAACAATCGCCTGGCCCTTATTCGCTTGTTTCAGATTCCAGATGCCGAGCTGGAACTTTGGGACAAACTAAATCAACGAAAAAAGGTCATTGGCTTTGCCGGAACCGACGCCGAGGCCAGAGTTCGGATTTCCCCTGAACGCTTTATTGAATTCCCATCTTACCTCACCTTATTTAGCCTTGTTCGCAATCATGTCTTGTTGCCTTCAGAGTTGACAGGTAATGCCGATGATGATCGGCAGAAACTGGCCGGCGCTATTCGCCGTGGCCAGTTCTACATGAGCCTTGATTCACTCGCTGATCCAAGGGGATTTATTGCCAAAATCGACAACGACAAGACCACTCCGGTCCTAATGGGTGGCTCCATTGACTGGTCGCCCGGACTAAGATTAACAACCGTTCTCCCGCAAAAACCAAACGTCCCGTTTGATGTTATTTATTACCGAAATGGAGAGAAGGTGCTCGTTTCAAACTCCCGCGAAACAAGCCTGGAGATCCCATCGCCCGGAGTCTATCGCGTTATGGTTCGGGTTATTCCCACTTTGCCACTTCCCGATGGAAAAAAGTGGATCCCATGGATCTTTACCAACCCATTTTACATCAACGCCCCTGGGGAATCCGAATAA
- a CDS encoding (2Fe-2S)-binding protein has product MFSKRPSAKTTASITFLPGGKVVEIKGFSTVLDVALGNKIDLSHSCDGMGSCTTCRVVVEEAPDGQPPRTEVEMERAEERGYSEHERLACQLEPRQGMVIRIPQGR; this is encoded by the coding sequence ATGTTCAGCAAAAGACCCTCCGCAAAAACAACAGCCTCCATCACCTTCCTGCCAGGGGGAAAGGTTGTTGAAATTAAAGGCTTTTCCACCGTCTTGGATGTGGCGCTTGGCAACAAAATTGATCTGTCACATTCCTGTGATGGGATGGGGAGTTGCACCACTTGCCGGGTGGTGGTGGAGGAGGCGCCTGATGGTCAGCCACCAAGAACAGAGGTAGAGATGGAGAGGGCCGAAGAGCGTGGCTATTCCGAACATGAACGCCTTGCCTGCCAACTGGAGCCTCGGCAAGGCATGGTTATTCGGATTCCCCAGGGGCGTTGA